Proteins found in one Hippopotamus amphibius kiboko isolate mHipAmp2 chromosome 12, mHipAmp2.hap2, whole genome shotgun sequence genomic segment:
- the LOC130834072 gene encoding olfactory receptor 10C1-like — translation MSGNQSLCTHFTFVAFSSLAELQPVLFVVFLTIYLFTVGGNLLIICLIWGTPPLHTPMYFFLVNLSFLEMCYITSVVPQMLVHLLVETKTVSVGGCAAQMYVFTILGLTECCLLAAMAYDRFVAICHPLRYSLLMGPGVCVRLAAASWTTGGVVESAQTTWIFTLPFCGTGKIQHFFCDIMPVVKLACVDTSYNETVLFAISVLFIMSPCFLILCSYVRILVTILRIPSAAGRQKAFSTCSSHILVVSLFFGTALFTYLQPKTAHTPETDKATALMYTVVTPALNPVIYTLRNKEVKEAFQRLTQRNPLTQMP, via the coding sequence ATGAGTGGGAACCAGTCCCTCTGCACCCATTTCACATTTGTGGCATTTTCCTCTCTAGCAGAGTTACAGCCTGTGCTCTTCGTTGTGTTCTTAACCATTTACTTGTTTACGGTGGGaggaaacctgctcatcatctGCTTGATCTGGGGCACCCCACCCCTGCACACtcccatgtatttcttcctggttaacCTCTCCTTTCTGGAGATGTGCTATATCACCAGCGTGGTGCCTCAGATGCTGGTGCACCTGCTTGTGGAGACCAAGACTGTAAGCGTGGGGGGCTGTGCAGCTCAGATGTACGTATTCACCATCTTAGGACTGACAGAATGCTGCCTGCTGGCAGCCATGGCTTATGACCGCTTCGTAGCTATTTGCCACCCCCTGCGTTACTCTCTCCTGATGGgtcctggtgtgtgtgtgagattggCTGCAGCATCGTGGACCACCGGGGGCGTGGTGGAGTCAGCCCAGACCACGTGGATCTTCACTCTGCCCTTCTGTGGAACAGGAAAGATCCAGcactttttttgtgacatcatgCCTGTAGTGAAACTGGCTTGTGTTGATACCTCCTACAATGAGACTGTGTTGTTTGCTATCTCCGTGCTGTTTATCATGAGCCCCTGTTTCCTCATTCTGTGCTCCTATGTGCGCATTCTCGTGACCATCTTGAGAATCCCCTCAGCCGCTGGCAGACAAAAGGCCTTCTCCACTTGCTCTTCCCATATCCTGgttgtttctctcttctttggcACTGCCTTGTTCACTTACCTACAACCAAAGACTGCACACACTCCAGAAACAGACAAAGCGACTGCACTCATGTACACAGTGGTCACCCCTGCTCTGAATCCTGTTATCTACACCTTAAGGAACAAGGAGGTGAAGGAAGCCTTTCAACGCCTAACCCAAAGGAACCCTCTCACACAAATGCCCTAA